Below is a window of Candidatus Acidiferrales bacterium DNA.
CCCGGAGTTGTATGCCGCCATCACCAGATACCAGTCACCGAACATTTGATAGAGGTCGCGCAAATGCTCCGCCGCCGCGCGCGTCGCTTCCGTCGGATCGTCGCGCTCATCCACCCAATAGTTGCGGTCCAGCCCGTACTCCGCGCCGGTATAGGGCATGAACTGCCAAACGCCGCGTGCGCCTTTGCTCGACACCGCGCGCGGTTTGAATGCCGATTCCGCCTGCGCGAGGTAAATGAGATCCTGCGGCAATCCCTCCTGCTTCAGCGTCGATTCGATCATCGCGCGGTAGCGCCCGGCGCGCTGCAATCCCATCTCTACAATCTCGCGCCCGCGCGGCGATTCGAAGAAGCTCAAGTACTGCAGCACCGACGCATTGACTGTCAGCGGCAAATCGTGCGGTACGCTGACCAGCTCTTTTTCCGCCAGCGCCGCTAGACGCGGATCCGTCGCCGGCAAGCTCTCCATGTTGGCGATTTCTTCGATCGGCGCGGTCGGCTGATCCGGCGAGGGAGGCTGCACGTCTTCGCTTGTGTCCGTATCTGTGTCCGTGTCTCCGTTGTCTTCATCCGACGAATCTGTCGTCGCTTCGTCCTGTTTCTCCACCGACAGCTCGTAGTCCTGCATCGTGTCCACAATCTGATTGAAGAGTTGCTGCAGCCGCACATCGCCGGTCGTCTCCAGGCGGCTCTTCATCAGGTGATTGAGCGCTGCGTTGAAATCCTTGCGCGCTGCTTCCAGGTCGCCGGCTTTATAAGCGGCCTGCCCGGCATCGTAGCTCGCCTGCACTTGCGCAATTAGTGCGTCCACGGCCGGACGCGTGCTCGGGCTTAATGCGGATAAGTCAGGAGATGCGGAGGGAATCGGCAGATCGCCCAGCTTGGCAACCGCTGATGCAGTGGCAGGCGGCACGGACACGGGCGGCTTCACTTTCACGGCGCTCTTCGCACCCTCCTGGCATCCCCAGATCGCCAGAAGAGCCGCGCCAAGCGCCGCCGCCAACCCGAGTCCTTTCACGCCCTTCATTCGCCCTCCAAGCCGTCAAATACTTTGACGGCATGTCTCTGCAAACGTTTGCTTCGCGTCCCAAGGGCCGCCAGTGCGCCGCGTTCTTCAAAATTTTACGAGCCGTCCCCACTCGGGTCAACCGCCTATCCGTTCCGTGTGCCAAGACCGAGAAACTCACTACTACTCTCGTAGCCTGTTCCCTCGTACAGCCCTTGCCACCGCCTCTGATTTAGTGTATATACATTAAGTGTTCTCTTGGGATGCCGCCAAAGCACTCCGCAATTTCGCTAAACACGGTGTGGCATTCGAAGAAGCTGCAACGATATTTGCTGACTTGGACGCCTTGGATTGGGAAGACATGCGCCACTCCGAGGCCGAGCGTCGCTCGAAACGTTTGGGTCTTTCGGCAAACGGGAAAATATTGATAGCGGTCTACACGATAAGGAGAACCGCCGATGGCAAGGAAACGATCCGCATCATCAGCGCGCGGCAAGCAAGCCGCAAGGAACGCAAAGCCTATCTCCAGCCGTCGGATTGATTTCTCGGATATTCCAGAGTCGACCGATGAAGAGCTTAGCCGCGCCCGCCGCGTCGGCCGGCCTCGGACCGGCGAAGCAAAACATCTCATTGCCATTCGCATTCATCCGCGCCTTCTCGCGCAGCTTCGCCGCCTCGCCGCGCAACAAGACAAACCCTACCAAACCCTCATCCACGAACTCCTCGAATCCGCCGCCAAATCCGCCGCCTGAACATCGTTCTCAAGCACGTTTGACGGGGGTGGGGAAAAGCTTCCACGCAATCCATGTACCGCTCATTCCACCTATCACCATTATGGCAACGAGCAATGCTTCTGGAATCGACCATCTTATTAATTGCAAGGGCAGCGCGATCACAATCCCGATGACAGAACCGCAAACAACAAAAGCGGTTTGGCGGTACCACCAAGGAATGCGCAGGTACGCCGAGCACTGCGGACAGTGGAAAGGACTCTGATACCACTTCAGCTTACCGACAAGACTTGCACCGCAGCTAGGGCATCTTTGAATCATGGAACCCGTTCGTTTGTGCTTGAGTATACCATCGCCTTAACTATGCCAGTCCCTGCCGCAAATCCTCAATCAAATCTTTCGCGTCTTCTATCCCGACTGACACGCGCACCGTCCCCGGCGTCACTCCTGCCTGCTCCAGTTCCGCGCTCGACATTTTGTAGTGCGACGTATACATCGGCAAAATCACCAGCGATTCAACACCGCCCAGGCTCGCCGCCAGCGAAAACAGCCGCACGCGATCGCCAAACCGCCGCGCCGCCGCGATTCCGCCTTTCATATCGAACGACAGCATCCCGCCGAAGCCGCTCATCTGCCGCCGCGCCAACCGATGATCCGGATGCGACACGAGCCCCGGATAATTCACGCGCGCGACTTTCCGATGCCGCGCCAAGAATTTCGCAATCGCCATCGCGTTTTCGCATTGCCGCGCCATGCGCACGCCCAGCGTCTTCATCCCGCGAATCAGCAGGTAAGCGCCTTCCGGGTCCATGCATCCGCCGAGATAAATAATGTACTCGTGAACGCGCTTGATCCATTCGCGCGAACCCGCCGCCGCGCCGCCGATCAGATCCGAATGTCCCGCCAGATATTTCGTCGCGCTGTGCACCACGATGTCAAATCCCATCTCCAGCGGCTTTTGCAGCAGCGGGCTTGCGAACGTATTGTCCACAATCGACACGAGATTAAACTCCCGCGCCAGCTCCGCCGCGCGCCGCAAATCAACCAGTCGCAGCGCCGGATTCGTCGGCGTTTCCACGTACAGTACGCGCGTCTGCGGCGTCACCAGTTCCTCGACGCCCGCCAGATCCGGCTCGACATGCCGCACGCGAATTCCAAACCGCGGGAAAATATCGCGCATCAACCGGTACGTTCCGCCATAAAGCTGCGCTGTCGAAATCACTTCGTCGCCCGCGCTGAGCGCCGCCAGCAGTGCGCACGAAATCGCCGCCATCCCCGACGCCGCCACCACGGCCGCTTCCGCTCCTTCGAGCGCCGCGATTTTCTGCTCCGCGATTGCCAGCGTCGGATTTCCGTAGCGCGTGTAGATGTACGCCGAGCTTTTTCCTTCCGCCCAGCGCTTCATCTCCGCCGTTGACGAAAACGTGAACGTCGAGCTGCGCACAATCTCTGGCGCCACCGGCCCGCCGCGCCCGTGCTTCGGCTCTCCCGCATGGATCGCCGCCGTCGCGCTTCCCCACTTTATCGACTTATCTTTCTTCGCCATCGGCGTTGCTCCTTTTCGCCGATATCATCTCAAGAATGAGCGATGAGCGAAAGTCGCGTGGCTGCGATTACTGAGCTTTCGGCAGGCCAATTTGTCCTCGCCACATGTTATGAAGGTCTTTAGCGATCTCCTTTCTCGGTTGCCTCCCCAAAAAACGCGCGAAAATTATCGATTAGAAATTGGCGTCTCCTTGGATTTGAAGGAGTTAGGAGAATTTCTAATTTCGGGGGAGGCAGGGAGAGAATCACTGCCGGGTACCTCGCGCGGGTGAGTCGCGCGAAAGGAAAAATTCTTTTTGTCCGACGCGGTTTCTTCTGAGGAGGCCGGTGGCTCACGGTCCGCCTGCGCGGAGGAACTAACCGATGACATAACTACATCGCGCCCTTCGACTTCGCTCAGGACCCTTCGGTCTCTCTCAGGGCAAGCAGGCGGGTGAAGCGTGCGAAAGGAAGAAGGTCTTTCAACCTTGTCAGAACAGACGGGGACCATCGGCGCGGTAGCGGAGGAGGTTTGCGCACTGGCGGGAGCGGGAGGCGTGCGGTGCACGCCTTCGGCCCGATAAATTCCATCGGGCCCTACAGAGTCAACAGCGCCATCAGAGGAACTGTCGTTCATCGCAGAAGAAGCGGGGCGATAAGCGCGACCGGCGGCCACCACAGCGCCATCGTTCGCAGGGATTGCATGGTTTTCGATTTGAGGCGTGGGAGCGGCCGACGCAAACGCAGCTTCTGATGTGACTACATCGCGCGGATGAACCGCGCGATAGGAAGTATCATTCCCGACGCTGCTAGTGCTAGCAGATACATCGTTGCGGATAATGTTGGTGACGATGACGCGGCGGGGAGGTTCGTTCCACAGGCCGTTCGAGTCCACGCAACTGCCGAGGGCACGAGCGGAGGCGGCGATGGCCGCGGGAGTGGCGGTGATGTCGCCAGCTTGTTCGAGAATGAGCTCGAAAGCGAAACGAAGATTGCGGCGGCGGATTTCATCGAGACCGAAGGCGTAGGCGTGACGGTAGATGGAAACCCAGGTGATGTCGCTCTCTTCTTCGAAGTGCGTGGCGATGGAATTGGGGCTGTGCCAGTGGATGAAGAGTTCTTCGATGGCTTCGCGCTCGGGATGATGACAGACGGCGCATTTGCGGCGATGACGGGCGACGTC
It encodes the following:
- a CDS encoding BrnA antitoxin family protein, with amino-acid sequence MARKRSASSARGKQAARNAKPISSRRIDFSDIPESTDEELSRARRVGRPRTGEAKHLIAIRIHPRLLAQLRRLAAQQDKPYQTLIHELLESAAKSAA
- a CDS encoding aminotransferase class I/II-fold pyridoxal phosphate-dependent enzyme, coding for MAKKDKSIKWGSATAAIHAGEPKHGRGGPVAPEIVRSSTFTFSSTAEMKRWAEGKSSAYIYTRYGNPTLAIAEQKIAALEGAEAAVVAASGMAAISCALLAALSAGDEVISTAQLYGGTYRLMRDIFPRFGIRVRHVEPDLAGVEELVTPQTRVLYVETPTNPALRLVDLRRAAELAREFNLVSIVDNTFASPLLQKPLEMGFDIVVHSATKYLAGHSDLIGGAAAGSREWIKRVHEYIIYLGGCMDPEGAYLLIRGMKTLGVRMARQCENAMAIAKFLARHRKVARVNYPGLVSHPDHRLARRQMSGFGGMLSFDMKGGIAAARRFGDRVRLFSLAASLGGVESLVILPMYTSHYKMSSAELEQAGVTPGTVRVSVGIEDAKDLIEDLRQGLA
- a CDS encoding LysM peptidoglycan-binding domain-containing protein translates to MKGVKGLGLAAALGAALLAIWGCQEGAKSAVKVKPPVSVPPATASAVAKLGDLPIPSASPDLSALSPSTRPAVDALIAQVQASYDAGQAAYKAGDLEAARKDFNAALNHLMKSRLETTGDVRLQQLFNQIVDTMQDYELSVEKQDEATTDSSDEDNGDTDTDTDTSEDVQPPSPDQPTAPIEEIANMESLPATDPRLAALAEKELVSVPHDLPLTVNASVLQYLSFFESPRGREIVEMGLQRAGRYRAMIESTLKQEGLPQDLIYLAQAESAFKPRAVSSKGARGVWQFMPYTGAEYGLDRNYWVDERDDPTEATRAAAEHLRDLYQMFGDWYLVMAAYNSGPLNVARAVEHTGYADFWELQRRNALPAQTKDYVPIILALALVAKDPPLYGIHVDPDAPTQFDAIELKHSISLRLVSDATGTSLDDLQALNPELIRGITPAAPDFALRVPQGTGEELQKAVSAIPPDKWTTWRLAKLGPDQTLGEVAREFHVTLASLENANMIDPHDPPATGTELVVPAAPPRLRLVHYRVKRGDTLDDIASRYSVSTAELQRWNHLRTEHAPRGRLLRIYEEYYPTAAYATERSVSTASRRRSTAGAPAAAKTAAHNGEIVHRVEAGETLWSIAHEYGTTVDAIKQSNPFLGTRGLQVGDRLHITPRQ